In Lolium rigidum isolate FL_2022 chromosome 7, APGP_CSIRO_Lrig_0.1, whole genome shotgun sequence, the DNA window TGCTATTGCATTTTAGGCCTTATGAGCATGCAACAAGAGACTCACGATCCGTAAAGCAAATCGTCTCCGCTGACCTTACAATGGTCTTCTCCTGTGTCAGAAATGACAAAATCGGACAAAATTTAGAGATTTGAAAGTATGCATACTTAGAACCAcgttattattattttttctatATTGCGTACAATATAAAGTATTTTAAATTGATATTTTGCACACATTATTGCCTACATCTGATATTTTTTCAAATCTTTTAAAAATATTTGGATCACTTGAGCTGGGGCCAAAAATCTCGAAATGGAAAGTTTGCTTGTTCTAGAACACACGAAACCACTTGCACCGACCACGTACCTCACTGCTGACGTTAGCAGACCACGCATTCGTTGACCGCGGGGCTCAGCAGTGACCTCACGATGGTCTCCTACTTCCATCTTCGAGAGAAAGCCACGCATGACGTCCACACACACCTCCCACCAACCAAAGTATCAATGCAGAGTTAATTGGAAGATGCCCTATAAAATGGGATGGTGTTAACATCATGCTGCACACCGCTCGCACGCAGGCAGATAGATACGCACCCTGATCCATCTCACGCCTTCAGCCAGCATCAGCTTAGAGAAATGGCGCCAGTGAAGGTGTTCGGGCCGGCGATGTCGACAAACGTGGCGCGGGTGCTGGTCTTCCTGGAGGAGGTCGGCGCCGAGTACGAGGTCGTCGACATGGACTTCAAGGTCATGGAGCACAAGAGCCCCGAGCACCTCGCCAGAAACGTACGTAGCCTCCATGAGTTTAAACCCATCCCCTGCTTCGTTTCTTTTCTGGATCTCGATGACCATTCCAGTAGAAACATATCTTGGTGCTGATGTTTTTCTCTAAAGAAGATATTGGTGCTGATGTTCACCTGTTTTATTGCAGCCGTTCGGCCAAATCCCTGCGTTCCAGGATGGGGATCTGCTTCTCTTTGGTATTGtgattcatggaaaaaaatagcgcgctatttcggtgctaatagcacgctatagcgtttctGGACATGCCACGCTATatcatttcggcgctatagcgtgctataggcctatagcgcgctattagcgtgctatatagcgtatttttcggccgacgctattttattatagcgcgctattttttttcttGCTGTGATTACTTTGCCTCATCATCAATCTGACTGCTCTGCTCACGTCTTACTTTCTCTGTTTCCCAGAGTCACGCGCCATCTCCAAGTACGTCCTCCGCAAGTACAAGACGGGCGAGGTCGACCTGCTAAGGGAGGGCAACCTGAAGGAGGCGGCCATGGTGGACGTGTGGACGGAGGTGGACGCGCACACCTACAACCCAGCCCTCTCCCCCATCGTGTACCAATGCCTCTTCAACCCCATGATGCGCGGCATCCCCACCGACGAGAAGGTCGTGGCCGAGAGCCTCGAGAAGCTCAAGAAGGTGCTGGAGGTGTACGAGGCTCGCCTCTCCCAGCACGAGTACCTGGCCGGGGATTTCGTGAGCTTCGCGGACCTCAACCACTTCCCCTACACCTTCTACTTCATGGCGACACCGCACGCGGCGCTATTCGACTCGTACCCGCACGTCAAGGCCTGGTGGGAGAGGATCATGGCCAGGCCGGCCATCAAGAAGATCAGCGCCACCATGGTTCCGCCAAAGGCTTGATTTcatacatgtgtgtgtgtgtggtgtttcCTTTCTTCCCTATATATGTCGACTGAGACCATAATAAGCTTGTATCTCCAGAATTACACTAGCGttccatcaaaaaaaaaaaaaaagaattgcacTAGTGTGGGATTTGGTTCTTGTGcaagagcatcttcaacagagCTCGTAAAAATGTGAACTGTAAAACGCGAGTTAAGATCACTGAACTCGTGTTTACATATCGAAAAAGTATCGGCGCAGATCAGAACCCAACAAAAACTATACAAAAGCATATTCCTAACAATGGTCTTCTCCTGTATCAGAAATGACAAAATCAGacaaaatttacaaatttgaaGGTATGCATACTTAGATCCACTTTACTTTTTTTTATATTACCTACAATACAAAGTATTCTAATTGATATTTTGCACTTTCACTAGTTGAATGCACGTGCGTTGCTACCGGCCATGTTTCTATACGATTAATTTTTTAAATTATTACAGCGAGTTCAGACATCTCTCATTTGTAAACATATGCTATACATAAATATATTCGCGTAAATAGAAAGATATGCACACAATATTACACAAATTGAATATATTTACAACCTTTACATTTTGATTTAGATGGTTGCATCTCAACGTGTTAAAACTCGTTTTCTTACAAAAATCTGAACTTGCCACTTGATCGACTTGGTGCTTTGGTGCACGGTGACACAATGACGTGGGTGATTTAATTATTGTTCTCAACACTACCATTATACCATATAAAACCAACTACTTAATTCTTATTTTTTGTGAATAAAAATGGTTTAAAATTCTCTTAAGATTTGCTCTTTTAAAAGCTTTGCTTGGTAAATCCTAGAGACCTCGATTGCTGGCAACAGATATAGCTTTTCTTCTTTCCTCCGTATCTTCCGGAATATTTTTTAGGGAATCTTCCAGAATCTTTTTGATAAAATTATCTTACTATGCAAACCACGATAAAGTAAACTATACTATGTTGTTCACAAAGCGGCTATCAGCCAGTTCGATGGGTGAGCTGACTGTCATGGCTAAACTTGCATCCAATGAACAAAAAAATAATGATTTTGTGGAGGAAAAGAGAGTATCTTAATCACTGTCAGGCAGCTGAGTATGTATTGCCTGTTACAATAAATTTAACGAGAAAATCGGGTAGTGAACCCTTTAGGTTTGGTTTGCTCTACTGTAAGCAAACTTCACAAATTAATTTGTGAACTTGCTTATTACACACTCTTAAAATTTGGTAGCAAAAAAATCTCAAAAGATGTTTTAAGCCGGTTGATCTCATCCTACACATGCCAGTTTCTTCAGAGGTTCATGCCACCATTCTGGATAGTCTTGAGGACAGCGGCATTGTTAGACTCCGGAATCACTACGGGAGAGATGGAGTATGCCGACGGCccccagccgtcggcacagtccAGAACGCCATCAGCACAgtgaccgtcggcacagcgtCGTCGGCACAGTTCTGGTCAGGGACTGCccaatcaccgtcggcacagactggccatcggcacagattgttgtgccgacggtaaaaccgtcggcatactatttcaaaaaaattaaatttattttcgaaaaaatattcaaaaaaattgaaaaacatttttttttcacttttcttcttctacttttttacttgttaatctttcacaatcacacttagtacacttaatcttaggtcaaattgcacttgtggtcaaacttcccacTTGGTCACCCATCATCCCGCTCCGGCACGCTTAACTttttggttctcttcggatgagcttccatgaaagaaatgacaccttgatgttaatattaccatatctatcatattaaccctttggccgtgatgtcacacctctatatttttgaattctaaataattacttaagtaaacaacaatgaatatatataaataataataatatagaatttgaaaaacaattaaatgattttttgtctttttatttaatatggaataattaatatcaataaatgcgaatttggcaaataatatgtctaaattgatcagaaaaatgagaagaatacaaatatgacatccatatcatcttttgaacctacaaagttaacttacccaaaaatcatgagcattagatcaagtacctctagttcaAATTTGACTGATtttatcgaaaatgaggtggAAAACGGCcttggcatggcatagtttgccgaaacaaggtcatatttggcacgtgtgtggaccctaggatgggaagcaagaatgtggacgcggatttctaatccgacccacggacatccatcttttcatttttagcgtgcccaaacggtttttatttgtgaagcagctacatggaacgcattttagtatgacgtgaaacctccgtgcgatgatagtagaccacctacgcaccacctatcacatgacatgtgcatgcgttagctttttgggaacccatgcgtcTTTCggtggtgtcccgccgaatccgctggaaacttaccgaatttgaactaggggtgaactatcggtcgctccagaaattccgaaaaaaattgtttttagttcaacaacgcatcattatatgtgctaatttttgtccgtttagtttgttcgcgaatgggtgcacccgcacacccggtacgacgataccgcatgtcccgggggtcctgttttggccagatggcaatttgaacgaagtcaaaaaatcccacggagccgcgtgacgtcattttatatgtcatattaACTATTCCGTTTATTAaaactgggatacgacaattattttgaaaaacccttcacgaaaaaggCTATCACGTCcacagttctatggatttcaggggaaatgaggtgggaaacggcatcggcatggcatagtttgccgaaacaagatcatatttggcacgtgtgtgggccctaggatggaaaGTAAGATCCCGGACGcgcatttctaatccgacccacggacggccatcgtttcatttttagcgtgcccaaacggtttttatttgtgaagcatctacatagggcgcattttagtatgacgtgaaacctccgtgcgatgatagtataccacctacgcaccacctatcacatgacatgtgcacgcgttagcttttggGGAACCCAtgtggcttccggcggtgtccctccgaatccgctggaaagtgaccagattttaactaggggtcaactatccgtcgctccagaaattccgaaaaaaatgtttttagttcaatGATGCATCATTATatctgctaatttttgtccgttttgtTTGTTCGCGaacgggtgcacccgcacgcccggtacggcgataccgcatgtcccgggggccctGCTTTGGCCAGATGGctttttgaacgaagtcaaaaaatcccacggagccgggtggcgtcattttatatgtcatagtaactattccgtttgtcaaaactgggatacgacaattattttaaaaaacccttcatgaaaagggctatcatgtccggagttctatggatttcaggtgaaatgaggtgggaaacggcctcggcatggcatagtttgccgaaacaaggtcatattttccacgtgtgtggaccctaggatggAAGCAAGACCCCAGacacggatttctaatccgacccagggacgaccatcttttcatttttagcgtgcccaaatgatttttatttgtgaagcaactacatggggcgcattttagtatgacgtgaaaccacCGTGCGATGattgtagaccacctacgcaccacctatcacatgacatgtgcactcgttagctttttgggaacccatgcggcctccggcggtgtcccgccgaatcagctggaaactgaccggatttgaactaggggtgaactatccgtcgctccagaaatttcggaaaaattgtttttagttctacaacgcatcattatatgtgctaatttttgtccgtttagtttgttcgtgaatgggtgcacccgcacacccGGTACGACGATACCGCATGTCTCAGGGGtcttgttttggccagatggcaatttgaacgaagtccaaaaatcccacggagccgcgtgacgttattttatatgtcatagtaactattccgtttgtcaaaactgggatacggaaattattttgaaaaaacccttcacgaaaagggctatcacgtttggagttctatggatttcgggggaaatgaggtgggaaacggtctcggcatggcatagtttgccgaaacgagatcatatttggcacgtgtgtggaccctaggatgggaaacaagaccccggacgcgaatttctaatccgacccacgagcgacaatattttcatttttggcgtgtgtgaaagccatgaaacctcgaacattatagctcatttctaagaagatttgtttaggtatttgaaatattccattttttatatttttctatgatagatcttgtttttctgtaaaatttgatatattatacttattttctcaattagaatgatttagttatgcttttttgaagactgtcgtgcagaaatagaaaaaagctatgccgacggtataaccgtcggcacaggtctgtagtaaaaaaaagaaaaaaaaattgttgtgccgacggccagactggtcctgtgccgacggccagaactgtgaccgtcggcacaaccgGTCTGTACCGATGGCCATTTTAACGCCGACGGTCATCCTTGTCGTCGCGGTCCGGAGGCTTctttgccgacggccccgatatttagCCGTCGGCACACACGACGACCGTCGGCACATCTGTGCTCTCCCGTAGTGAATGGCAGTGGCCGAAAAACTTGGAGTTTAAAAATGGCAGCATATGCTTGAGCTTCGGCCTCATCGGCGTCATAACAGCTAGGTATTATTTCAGCTACAGATATAAGAGCTTCACATATATGGTTTCAAATGACGATAAAGGGCACGACGCTTCCAATTTTAGAATCGATAGTCTCATCCACATGGGCTTTGGTCTTGTCCAGTCCTTATGTCAACTGGTATCAAGAAATGACAGTTTGGGGAGCTTATAAGCAGCCCGGACGCCCACAGTGCGGCACACAACCTTCCCCTTACCTCTGATAACTCTCGCTTGTTTAGAATTCTCTGCCTACAAGGAAGAAATATAATCTTTGGAGAAAAATCACCGAGCCACCGATTGTGTCTTCACCTTTATACTAAAGCATAATTTGGAATAGTTGATTAAGTGAAACATGTCAGAAATAACTAGATGGAGAATCAATCAGCTAAAACAAGAACAACTGTTGGGCATTTGTGGCACGCCTCTTGCAAATATTGGCATGTATTTATATTCAAAATGAAACCTTGGCTTTTATAGACATCCAGTTCTCACACCTCCTTCCCCTACTGCAATACCAAAAGAAACACCCATCATTCTCACCGGTGAACTGAATTAAGCACGATAATACCGCAAAAGCAAGATGAACGCCCATCATTCTCACCAATGAATGCAATTAAGAACGAGGATCTGAAAGGAGTGGTTAGGGCATTCTTGGGGACGATCCAACATTTCTTGGTATGGGGGTTCATTGTGGGGCGGTCTAGGATGGGGAGACACCAGTGACGACCTAGAAGAGAGATGACGTGGTCCTATAGATAAGGCGGTCCCGACCTCAAAGGTGAGATAGTGGGCTTCACCGAAGACAACGGgcttcatgggtggtggtggcggcgggctGGTGACCTTCAATGGAGGTCGCCATG includes these proteins:
- the LOC124670581 gene encoding probable glutathione S-transferase GSTF1, translating into MVLTSCCTPLARRQIDTHPDPSHAFSQHQLREMAPVKVFGPAMSTNVARVLVFLEEVGAEYEVVDMDFKVMEHKSPEHLARNPFGQIPAFQDGDLLLFESRAISKYVLRKYKTGEVDLLREGNLKEAAMVDVWTEVDAHTYNPALSPIVYQCLFNPMMRGIPTDEKVVAESLEKLKKVLEVYEARLSQHEYLAGDFVSFADLNHFPYTFYFMATPHAALFDSYPHVKAWWERIMARPAIKKISATMVPPKA